In the genome of Ananas comosus cultivar F153 linkage group 11, ASM154086v1, whole genome shotgun sequence, one region contains:
- the LOC109717394 gene encoding probable cytokinin riboside 5'-monophosphate phosphoribohydrolase LOGL1 isoform X2 — protein sequence MRLSIWVTNWVIPAALKPLEISGESIGEVKTVADMHERKAEMARQADAFIALPGGFGTMEEVLEMITWSQLGIHEKPVGLLNVDGYYNSLLALFDDGVKEGFIKPACRDIVVSAPTATELLVKMEQYTPSHQEVAPRKSWEISQLGYSKAPSPT from the exons GGTAATTCCCGCGGCCCTCAAGCCTCTAGAG ATATCAGGTGAAAGCATCGGGGAAGTAAAGACCGTTGCGGACATGCATGAACGGAAAGCCGAAATGGCTCGACAAGCAGATGCTTTTATCGCTCTtccag GAGGATTTGGAACGATGGAAGAGGTACTAGAGATGATTACATGGTCACAATTAGGAATTCATGAAAAACCA GTTGGCTTGCTAAATGTTGATGGATACTACAATTCGTTACTCGCTCTATTCGACGACGGCGTGAAGGAAGGTTTTATAAAGCCCGCATGTAGGGATATAGTTGTTTCTGCTCCAACTGCAACAGAACTGCTAGTGAAGATGGAG CAATACACACCATCTCACCAAGAGGTTGCCCCGCGAAAGAGCTGGGAGATTTCGCAACTAGGCTATTCGAAAGCACCGAGTCCGACTTAA